A single Tumebacillus sp. BK434 DNA region contains:
- the map gene encoding type I methionyl aminopeptidase: MIELKSQAEIAVIREAGRIIAECHREIKKLIRPGITTMEINDFVDAYMRSKNAVPAQIGYNGYQYATCASVNDVVCHGFPTKYTLQDGDIVTIDMVALLDGLHADSAWSYAVGNVSDEAQKLLDVTHDCLFKGIEQSVVGNRIGDISNAIQVYAEGLGYSVVREYIGHGIGRKMHEEPQVPHYGPAGRGPRLREGMVFTIEPMINIGKHHVTLDEKDGWTVRTADGSLTTQYEHTIAITADGPQIMTVL, translated from the coding sequence GTGATCGAATTGAAAAGTCAAGCTGAGATTGCAGTGATCCGCGAGGCCGGCCGCATTATTGCAGAGTGCCACCGCGAGATCAAAAAGCTGATTCGCCCCGGCATCACCACGATGGAGATCAATGATTTTGTCGACGCCTACATGCGCAGCAAAAACGCAGTCCCGGCCCAGATCGGCTACAACGGCTACCAGTATGCGACCTGCGCGTCGGTCAACGACGTGGTCTGCCACGGGTTCCCTACTAAATACACGCTGCAAGACGGCGACATCGTCACCATCGACATGGTGGCGCTGCTCGACGGACTGCATGCCGACTCGGCGTGGAGCTATGCGGTCGGCAACGTGTCGGATGAGGCGCAGAAACTGCTCGATGTCACGCATGACTGCCTGTTCAAAGGGATCGAGCAGTCGGTCGTCGGCAACCGCATCGGCGACATCTCGAACGCGATTCAAGTCTATGCCGAAGGGCTCGGCTATTCGGTCGTGCGCGAATACATCGGCCACGGCATCGGGCGCAAGATGCACGAGGAACCGCAGGTGCCGCACTACGGCCCGGCCGGACGCGGCCCGCGCCTGCGTGAAGGCATGGTCTTCACCATCGAGCCGATGATCAACATCGGCAAGCATCACGTCACGCTTGATGAAAAAGACGGCTGGACGGTGCGCACCGCCGACGGCTCCTTGACCACGCAATATGAACATACGATCGCAATTACCGCCGACGGTCCGCAGATCATGACCGTGCTGTAA
- a CDS encoding MFS transporter yields MSASYADLLKVRNYRLLFSGQVLSQLGDAIYEVGIVWLVYQMTSSAAALSWLVLCQTLPFLVLGLLAGAYVDRWDRKRTMIVTDALRAVAVLYLAVRYGLGNLAVWEVCIVAALLTSARAFFHPSLRAILPQMLPREDLLLANALSESAKRICKVGGMLLGGVLMAWGRADVMLWLNVASFLLSLWTVWLILLPKAERETSGRSAGTIFQDIRSAGREISREKSVLAAILLSSCGLIASAGMIKIGLPLLAGEGLGGEGDAYGLLMACFSVGMFLSAALMKQLSRLKLLTLVALGWLMYGAAFGGLALTPPLLLCCLLVGLTGFAHFLTDIPVTTIIQQQMPLTRMSACQSIWATASFGSESLGVAVAGPLLGLLTVTAGFTAAGGILFVLGLLPLIKLRNDGQNKLDRRSLAE; encoded by the coding sequence TTGTCCGCTAGCTATGCCGATCTGCTAAAAGTGCGCAACTACCGCCTGCTCTTCTCCGGGCAGGTGCTCTCCCAGCTTGGCGATGCGATCTACGAGGTCGGCATCGTCTGGCTGGTCTATCAGATGACGAGCTCGGCCGCCGCCTTGAGCTGGCTCGTGCTCTGCCAGACGCTGCCATTTCTCGTGCTCGGGCTGCTCGCAGGCGCTTATGTCGACCGCTGGGACCGCAAGCGGACGATGATCGTCACCGATGCCTTGCGCGCGGTGGCGGTGCTCTATCTGGCGGTCCGCTACGGGCTCGGGAACCTTGCAGTGTGGGAAGTGTGCATCGTCGCAGCGCTGCTCACCTCGGCCCGGGCCTTTTTTCATCCCTCGCTGCGGGCGATTCTGCCGCAGATGCTGCCGCGCGAAGATCTGCTGCTCGCCAACGCGCTGTCAGAAAGCGCCAAGCGTATTTGCAAAGTCGGCGGCATGCTGCTCGGCGGCGTCTTGATGGCGTGGGGGCGGGCGGACGTGATGCTGTGGCTGAACGTGGCGAGCTTCCTGCTGTCGCTGTGGACAGTCTGGCTGATCCTGCTGCCAAAAGCGGAGCGCGAGACTTCGGGGCGGTCGGCCGGCACGATCTTTCAAGACATTCGCTCGGCCGGGAGGGAAATTTCCCGGGAAAAGTCGGTTTTGGCGGCGATCCTGTTGTCTTCGTGCGGCCTGATCGCGTCGGCCGGGATGATCAAGATCGGCCTGCCCTTGTTGGCGGGGGAAGGGCTCGGCGGCGAAGGGGATGCGTACGGACTGCTGATGGCCTGCTTCTCGGTCGGCATGTTTCTGTCGGCCGCACTGATGAAGCAGCTGTCCCGCCTAAAGCTGCTCACCCTCGTTGCGCTGGGCTGGCTCATGTACGGCGCAGCGTTTGGCGGTTTGGCACTGACCCCGCCGCTCTTGCTTTGCTGCCTGCTGGTCGGGCTGACCGGCTTTGCCCATTTTCTGACCGACATTCCGGTGACGACGATCATCCAGCAGCAGATGCCTCTGACGCGCATGTCGGCCTGCCAGAGCATCTGGGCGACTGCGTCGTTCGGCTCAGAGTCGCTCGGCGTGGCGGTGGCCGGACCGCTGCTCGGGCTGTTGACGGTGACGGCCGGGTTTACGGCGGCCGGCGGAATTTTATTTGTGCTGGGACTTCTGCCGCTGATAAAACTTCGCAACGATGGGCAAAATAAGCTTGACAGACGATCCTTGGCTGAGTAA
- the hemZ gene encoding coproporphyrinogen dehydrogenase HemZ encodes MRISIDLGNLNYQRETSRLTRLFYEEDEVVFDQQEAAAIYITLRLTGQGENSVCARAELYDKQSGARYVSEHRRSVTPPGETALKKRSKQAVLWVLHDVLEQLSGEHQPWGILTGVRPMKVVHNMIEAGKSAAHIRSELQEQYLISPERIDLLLEIADVQLLTMPDLYQIDKQVSLYIGIPFCPTHCAYCTFPAYSMEDKATYAPSFLDALEREFARVGAFLHEYSIPVTSVYLGGGTPTSLQAPELTRVFEALYRHIPDADKWREFSVEAGRPDTITPERVEVMRKYGVNRISVNPQTFKAETLKTIGRGHTPNIVDKRFHLVKAAGFENINMDMILGLPGESVADVRHTRDRIEALMPDSVTVHTMSFKRTSDVTKEKDAYDIPHTQAVRQMMQETSAWARGLGYHPYYVYRQKDILGNLENVGYAQRGKDSIYNIAIMEERQTIIGLGGGASTKLYKKGEFLGHIYNAKEPKAYVDSVDHTTDKKLNKLRELFTETAMPRS; translated from the coding sequence GTGCGCATCAGCATCGATCTTGGCAACCTGAATTACCAGCGAGAAACAAGCCGGCTGACCCGCCTGTTTTATGAAGAGGACGAAGTGGTCTTCGATCAGCAGGAGGCGGCCGCGATCTATATAACGCTTCGGCTGACCGGGCAAGGAGAAAACAGCGTCTGTGCCCGCGCCGAACTGTATGACAAGCAGAGCGGCGCGCGCTACGTGAGCGAACACCGTCGCAGCGTCACGCCGCCGGGCGAGACGGCGCTGAAAAAGCGCAGCAAGCAGGCGGTGCTGTGGGTGCTGCACGACGTGTTGGAGCAATTGAGCGGTGAGCACCAGCCGTGGGGTATCCTGACCGGGGTGCGCCCGATGAAGGTCGTGCACAACATGATCGAAGCAGGGAAGAGCGCCGCGCATATTCGCAGCGAACTGCAGGAGCAGTACCTGATCTCGCCGGAGCGCATCGATCTGCTGCTAGAGATCGCCGACGTGCAGCTTTTGACGATGCCCGACCTGTATCAGATCGACAAGCAGGTCTCCTTGTACATCGGCATCCCGTTTTGCCCGACACACTGCGCGTACTGCACGTTCCCGGCCTATTCGATGGAGGACAAGGCGACCTATGCGCCGTCGTTCCTCGACGCTTTGGAGCGCGAATTTGCCCGGGTCGGGGCCTTTTTGCACGAATACTCGATCCCGGTGACCAGCGTCTACCTCGGAGGCGGCACGCCGACCTCCCTGCAGGCGCCGGAGCTGACCCGCGTCTTTGAAGCGCTCTACCGCCACATTCCCGACGCGGACAAGTGGCGCGAGTTCAGCGTGGAAGCGGGCCGCCCGGACACGATCACGCCGGAGCGCGTGGAAGTGATGCGCAAGTACGGCGTGAACCGCATCTCGGTCAATCCGCAGACGTTTAAAGCGGAGACGTTGAAAACGATCGGGCGGGGACACACGCCGAACATCGTCGACAAGCGGTTCCATCTGGTCAAAGCGGCCGGGTTTGAAAACATCAACATGGACATGATCCTCGGGCTCCCCGGCGAATCGGTGGCAGATGTGCGCCACACGCGCGACCGGATCGAAGCTCTGATGCCCGATTCGGTCACCGTGCATACGATGTCGTTCAAGCGCACATCAGACGTGACGAAGGAAAAGGATGCCTACGACATCCCGCACACGCAGGCCGTCCGGCAGATGATGCAGGAGACGTCCGCCTGGGCACGGGGCTTAGGGTATCACCCGTACTATGTGTACCGGCAAAAAGACATCTTGGGCAACCTCGAAAATGTCGGCTACGCGCAGCGCGGCAAAGACTCGATCTACAACATCGCGATCATGGAAGAGCGCCAGACGATCATCGGGCTTGGCGGCGGCGCGTCGACCAAGCTGTACAAAAAGGGCGAATTCTTAGGTCACATCTACAATGCCAAAGAACCGAAAGCATACGTGGATTCGGTGGATCATACGACCGACAAAAAGCTGAACAAACTCCGCGAACTGTTTACGGAGACCGCGATGCCCCGTTCGTAG
- a CDS encoding GntG family PLP-dependent aldolase, which produces MYIDLRSDTVTKPTAEMRKAMFEAEVGDDVMRDDPTVIRLEETAAEILGKEAALYVSSGTLGNQIAIQTLTRPGDEIILEQESHIYLYEGAGHAVYAGVNTKTLPGVRGAMNPEDVQSAIRTANIHHPRTGLICVENTHNKAGGTILPLEHLAAVSQIAKDHGIPVHMDGARLFNAVVGSGHKASAFTQYVDTVQVCFSKGLGAPVGSVLAGSRETIEQARYIRKRMGGGMRQAGVIAAPALIALTKMVDRLAEDHANAKLLANGLAEIKGLQMDVSSVDTNIVIVNVANSGLSELEVVSRLKDAGVLCGDFGPELVRFVTHKDVTTEQIHEALVKIRRVVQGAA; this is translated from the coding sequence ATGTATATAGATTTGCGGAGCGATACGGTCACCAAGCCGACCGCAGAGATGCGCAAAGCGATGTTTGAGGCGGAAGTCGGCGACGACGTGATGCGCGACGACCCGACGGTGATCCGGCTGGAGGAGACGGCGGCGGAGATCCTCGGCAAAGAGGCGGCGCTGTACGTCTCGTCCGGCACGCTCGGCAACCAGATCGCCATCCAGACCCTGACCCGCCCTGGCGATGAGATCATTCTGGAGCAGGAGTCGCACATCTATTTGTACGAAGGCGCCGGCCACGCCGTCTATGCGGGCGTCAACACGAAGACCCTGCCCGGCGTGCGCGGGGCGATGAACCCGGAGGATGTGCAGAGCGCGATTCGCACCGCAAACATCCACCATCCGCGCACCGGCCTGATCTGCGTGGAGAACACGCACAACAAAGCGGGCGGCACGATCCTGCCCCTGGAGCATCTGGCCGCCGTGTCGCAGATCGCCAAAGACCACGGCATCCCTGTCCACATGGACGGCGCACGGCTGTTTAACGCTGTGGTCGGCTCCGGGCACAAGGCATCGGCGTTCACGCAATATGTGGACACGGTGCAGGTCTGTTTCTCCAAAGGCCTCGGCGCGCCGGTCGGCTCCGTGCTCGCCGGGAGCCGCGAGACGATCGAACAAGCCCGCTATATCCGCAAGCGCATGGGCGGCGGGATGCGCCAGGCCGGCGTGATCGCAGCCCCGGCGCTGATCGCGTTGACCAAGATGGTCGACCGCCTCGCGGAAGACCATGCCAACGCCAAGCTGCTGGCAAACGGGCTGGCGGAGATCAAAGGCTTGCAGATGGATGTCTCTTCGGTCGACACGAACATCGTCATCGTCAACGTGGCGAACTCCGGGCTCAGCGAGCTGGAAGTTGTGTCCCGCCTGAAGGACGCAGGCGTGCTCTGCGGCGACTTCGGCCCGGAACTGGTGCGTTTTGTCACGCACAAAGACGTGACGACCGAGCAGATTCATGAGGCGCTGGTCAAGATCCGGCGCGTTGTGCAGGGAGCGGCTTAA
- a CDS encoding GntG family PLP-dependent aldolase: MRIDMRSDTMTQPTEAMRKAMYEAEVGDVNAFEDPTVLKLEEMAAERLGKEAALLVTSGTQGNQVAILSQTQRGDEIIVEASSHIVMLEGAAQCVLAGVQPRQIPGVRGVMNPADVKAAIRPFLDPHYPKSAMICVENTHNFHGGAIVPNENLAALQEIAKEHSLRMHMDGARVFNAAVAQGIPVSEITQYVDTVQVCFTKGLSAPIGSILAGDKETINTARHWRKRLGGTLRQAGVVAAPMIVSLTEMVDRLAEDHANARLLAEGLANIEGVEIDVDDIDTNMVYFSMKEDSPITMRDLVIGCYHEGVLGGMMTPTQIRFVTHKDITTADIHKALEVINRVAKSKVTA, encoded by the coding sequence ATGAGAATCGATATGCGCAGTGATACGATGACCCAGCCGACGGAAGCGATGCGAAAGGCGATGTATGAGGCGGAAGTGGGGGACGTGAACGCGTTCGAAGACCCGACCGTGCTGAAGCTGGAGGAGATGGCAGCGGAACGTCTGGGCAAAGAAGCGGCGCTGCTCGTCACCTCCGGGACGCAGGGCAATCAGGTGGCGATCCTCTCTCAGACGCAGCGCGGCGATGAGATCATCGTCGAGGCGTCGTCGCACATCGTCATGCTCGAAGGCGCGGCCCAATGCGTGCTCGCAGGCGTCCAGCCCCGTCAGATACCGGGTGTGCGCGGCGTGATGAACCCGGCGGATGTCAAAGCGGCGATCCGTCCGTTCCTCGATCCGCACTATCCGAAGTCGGCGATGATCTGCGTGGAGAACACGCACAACTTCCACGGCGGCGCGATCGTGCCCAATGAGAACCTCGCCGCGCTGCAGGAGATCGCTAAGGAGCACAGCCTGCGCATGCACATGGACGGGGCGCGCGTGTTTAACGCAGCGGTCGCGCAGGGCATTCCGGTCAGCGAGATCACTCAATACGTCGATACGGTCCAAGTCTGCTTCACCAAGGGGCTGAGCGCTCCGATCGGCTCGATCCTCGCCGGCGACAAAGAGACGATCAACACGGCCCGCCACTGGCGCAAGCGCCTCGGCGGCACGCTCCGTCAAGCGGGTGTCGTGGCCGCTCCGATGATCGTTTCGCTGACCGAGATGGTCGACCGCCTGGCGGAAGACCATGCCAATGCGAGACTGCTCGCCGAAGGGCTCGCCAACATCGAAGGCGTGGAGATCGATGTGGATGACATCGACACGAACATGGTCTACTTCTCGATGAAGGAAGACAGCCCGATCACGATGCGCGACCTCGTGATCGGCTGCTATCACGAAGGGGTGCTCGGCGGGATGATGACCCCGACGCAGATCCGTTTCGTCACGCACAAAGACATCACGACCGCCGACATTCACAAGGCGCTGGAAGTGATCAACCGCGTTGCCAAAAGCAAAGTGACCGCCTAA
- a CDS encoding polysaccharide biosynthesis protein — protein MSAKKGLAAGALSLAAAGLISKILGVVYIVPFQNMAKDYAMGLYQNAYAIYVVMLTLATAGVPLAISKLVSEKNALRDYAGADQIYRVGARFLALAGVIVFAVLMLLGGWIGIWMGNYHSSTAIRALAFALLVVPLLAAMRGYIQGHQEMAVSGNSQVVEQLIRVTVILLGVFIAVRLGAEARVTAAVATFASVLGAFVSLLYLGKHVVRQRRENRKKYLRASSEPNKVVLRRLLKVAIPISLSSMVLPLSQMLDAFTITNLLMFGFDWTKELATSEFGVYTARALRLIALPLSLAVAIGLSLMPAISEAIAQKNLKLRNDRVVMAFRLTSFFAFPTAVGLYVLAGPIDIALFTDLKGADTIAAISWMAIFSSYELVCAYILQAMGYMYMPIRNMFAGLGLKLILLIFLVPKFGILGAGLAAVIGYVLSSGLNFAAVKRLAEIPLSYYSLFGKPLLSSVVMGVVVWMLTRIPLDVIIPWPRIASLVLVMLGGAVGAAVFGVLMFVQKGITKEELRRMPGVKRFVR, from the coding sequence ATGTCTGCAAAAAAGGGATTGGCAGCCGGCGCACTTTCATTGGCTGCAGCGGGTCTGATTTCGAAGATTCTTGGGGTTGTCTATATCGTACCGTTTCAGAATATGGCGAAGGATTATGCGATGGGCCTGTACCAGAACGCCTATGCGATCTATGTGGTGATGCTGACGTTGGCGACCGCCGGCGTGCCGCTGGCGATCTCGAAATTGGTCTCGGAAAAAAACGCCTTGCGCGACTATGCGGGGGCGGATCAAATCTACCGCGTGGGGGCGCGGTTTTTGGCGTTGGCCGGGGTGATCGTCTTCGCTGTGCTGATGCTGCTCGGCGGCTGGATCGGCATCTGGATGGGGAACTATCACAGCTCGACGGCGATCCGGGCACTGGCATTTGCGCTGCTCGTCGTGCCGCTGCTGGCGGCGATGCGCGGCTACATTCAAGGGCATCAGGAGATGGCCGTCTCCGGCAACTCGCAGGTGGTCGAGCAGCTGATCCGGGTGACGGTGATCCTGCTCGGTGTGTTTATCGCCGTCCGCCTGGGCGCTGAAGCGCGCGTGACGGCTGCGGTGGCGACGTTCGCTTCGGTGCTCGGGGCGTTCGTTTCGCTGCTCTATCTCGGCAAGCATGTGGTCAGGCAAAGGCGCGAGAATCGGAAAAAGTACCTGCGCGCCTCCTCGGAGCCGAACAAGGTCGTGTTGCGTCGCCTGCTGAAAGTGGCGATCCCGATCTCTTTGTCCTCGATGGTGCTGCCGCTGTCGCAGATGCTCGACGCTTTTACGATCACCAACCTGCTGATGTTCGGCTTCGACTGGACCAAGGAGCTGGCGACGTCCGAGTTTGGCGTGTATACGGCGCGCGCCTTGCGCCTGATCGCCTTGCCGCTGTCGCTGGCCGTGGCGATCGGATTGTCGCTGATGCCGGCGATCTCGGAAGCGATCGCCCAGAAGAACCTCAAGCTGCGCAACGACCGCGTGGTGATGGCGTTTCGCCTGACCTCCTTTTTCGCCTTCCCGACAGCTGTGGGGCTGTACGTGCTGGCAGGTCCGATCGACATCGCCCTGTTCACCGACCTGAAAGGGGCCGATACGATCGCCGCGATCTCGTGGATGGCGATCTTCTCGTCTTATGAGCTGGTCTGCGCCTATATCCTGCAGGCGATGGGCTATATGTACATGCCGATCCGCAACATGTTTGCCGGTCTCGGTTTGAAATTGATCCTGCTGATCTTCCTCGTGCCGAAGTTCGGAATCTTGGGTGCCGGCTTGGCTGCGGTGATCGGGTATGTGCTGTCTTCCGGCCTGAACTTTGCGGCGGTGAAGCGTTTGGCGGAGATCCCGCTGTCGTACTACTCGCTGTTCGGCAAGCCGCTGCTCTCGTCGGTCGTGATGGGCGTCGTCGTCTGGATGCTGACCCGGATTCCGCTCGATGTGATCATTCCCTGGCCGCGCATCGCGAGCCTCGTGCTCGTCATGCTCGGCGGCGCGGTCGGCGCGGCGGTGTTTGGCGTGCTGATGTTCGTGCAAAAAGGCATCACCAAGGAAGAGCTGCGCCGGATGCCGGGAGTGAAGCGCTTTGTCCGCTAG
- the aspS gene encoding aspartate--tRNA ligase, which translates to MTEQQTLYRTHRAGELRKEHVGQTVVLTGWVQRRRDLGNLIFIDLRDRSGYAQAVFEPTESPASQTLMAQGDKLRSEYVVAVEGVVAERGEGAVNTKIPTGEIEVKVTKVEILNAAKNTPFYIQDGIDVDENLRLKYRYLDLRRAEMQKIFLLRSKVSTYLRNFMDQNSFIEVETPILTKSTPEGARDYLVPSRVHPGEFYALPQSPQLFKQLLMVSGFERYYQIARCFRDEDLRADRQPEFTQLDIEQSFLSMEQFQEMIEEMMTGVFQATMNVEIPRPFPRITYREAMARYGSDKPDIRFGLELQDLTKQVRGSGFKVFNMAIENGGEVKCIVAPGCAGYSRKQIDELEAFVKRYGAKGMAWIAVQEEGVKSPIAKFFSEEEMAAIITKAGAQKGDLLLFAADSKKVVADSLGALRSKLARELGLIDDSVFKFIWVTEFPLLEHDEEANRYVAAHHPFTMPMEEDLHLLETDPANVRAKAYDLALNGFEIGGGSMRIFRREIQERMFQALGFSTEEAWEQFGFLLEAFEYGTPPHGGIAFGLDRLIMIMAGRQSLRDTIAFPKTSSASDLMTQAPSPVVTEQLDTLHIALGGKALSGVETQETADTETK; encoded by the coding sequence ATGACTGAACAGCAAACACTGTATCGCACGCACCGCGCGGGCGAACTTCGCAAAGAACACGTCGGCCAGACGGTCGTCCTGACCGGCTGGGTGCAGCGCCGCCGCGACCTCGGCAACCTGATCTTCATCGACCTGCGCGACCGATCCGGGTATGCCCAAGCGGTGTTCGAGCCGACGGAGAGCCCGGCGAGCCAAACGCTGATGGCGCAAGGTGACAAACTGCGCAGCGAATATGTAGTCGCGGTCGAAGGCGTGGTGGCGGAGCGCGGGGAAGGCGCGGTCAACACGAAGATCCCGACCGGCGAGATCGAAGTCAAAGTCACGAAAGTCGAGATCCTGAACGCGGCGAAAAACACGCCGTTCTACATTCAGGACGGCATCGATGTCGATGAGAATCTGCGTCTGAAATACCGCTACCTCGACCTGCGCCGCGCGGAGATGCAGAAGATCTTCCTGCTCCGCTCGAAAGTGTCGACCTACCTGCGCAACTTCATGGACCAGAACTCCTTCATCGAAGTGGAGACCCCGATTCTGACCAAATCGACGCCGGAAGGGGCGCGCGACTACCTGGTGCCGTCCCGCGTACACCCGGGCGAATTCTACGCCCTGCCGCAGTCGCCGCAGCTGTTCAAGCAGCTCTTGATGGTCTCCGGCTTCGAGCGTTACTACCAGATCGCGCGCTGCTTCCGCGATGAAGACCTGCGTGCAGACCGCCAGCCGGAATTCACCCAGCTCGACATCGAGCAGTCCTTCCTGTCGATGGAGCAGTTCCAAGAGATGATCGAAGAGATGATGACCGGCGTGTTCCAAGCGACGATGAACGTGGAAATCCCGCGTCCGTTCCCACGCATCACCTACCGGGAAGCGATGGCGCGCTACGGTTCCGACAAGCCGGACATCCGCTTCGGACTCGAATTGCAAGACCTGACTAAGCAGGTGCGCGGCTCCGGCTTCAAAGTGTTTAACATGGCGATCGAGAACGGCGGCGAAGTGAAATGCATCGTGGCGCCGGGCTGCGCGGGCTACTCCCGCAAGCAGATCGACGAGTTGGAAGCGTTCGTCAAGCGCTACGGAGCGAAAGGCATGGCCTGGATCGCCGTGCAGGAAGAAGGCGTGAAATCGCCGATCGCCAAGTTCTTCTCCGAAGAGGAAATGGCGGCGATCATCACCAAGGCGGGCGCGCAAAAAGGCGACCTGCTGCTCTTCGCAGCCGACAGCAAGAAAGTGGTCGCCGACTCGCTGGGCGCACTGCGCTCCAAGCTCGCCCGCGAGCTCGGCCTGATCGACGACAGCGTGTTTAAGTTCATCTGGGTCACCGAGTTCCCGCTGCTTGAGCATGACGAAGAAGCGAACCGATACGTCGCAGCGCACCATCCGTTCACCATGCCGATGGAAGAAGACCTGCACCTGCTGGAAACCGACCCGGCCAACGTCCGCGCCAAAGCGTACGACCTCGCCTTGAACGGCTTTGAGATCGGAGGCGGCTCGATGCGGATCTTCCGCCGTGAGATCCAGGAGCGCATGTTCCAGGCGCTGGGCTTCTCGACGGAAGAAGCGTGGGAGCAGTTCGGCTTCCTGCTCGAAGCGTTCGAATACGGCACCCCGCCGCACGGCGGCATCGCGTTTGGCCTCGACCGCCTGATCATGATCATGGCCGGCCGCCAGTCCCTGCGCGACACCATCGCCTTCCCGAAAACGTCGTCCGCGTCCGACCTGATGACCCAGGCGCCGTCGCCGGTCGTCACCGAGCAGCTCGACACCCTGCACATCGCCTTGGGCGGGAAAGCACTGTCCGGCGTAGAAACGCAAGAGACTGCAGACACAGAAACAAAATAG
- the hisS gene encoding histidine--tRNA ligase, producing MMTNRPRGTNDILPGDVEKWQFIEKTAREVCRRFNTAEVRTPIFEHTELFARGVGETTDIVEKEMYTFQDRGERSLTLRPEGTASAVRAFVESKLYAQPQQPTKLFYIGPMFRYERPQSGRYRQFHQFGVEVLGASDPSVDAEVIALAMTFFTELGLTGITLEINSVGSPASRSNYRDALRSHLEPVKAELCSDCQSRYDRNPMRILDCKVDKCKSLTQGAPEMLDHLTDEDRAHFQAVCRYLDSFGIPYTVNPRMVRGLDYYTQTAFEFIENGSTLSGGGRYNGLVEQLGGPEMPGIGFAVGIERALIALQNQQVELPIQKGIDVFFVALGEAAQTHCVQLLQEMRVAGIVADKDYLGKSMKAQMKAADRLSARQVVILGDDELAQGVANLKDMATGEQITVPLAELIEKVQSKK from the coding sequence ATGATGACCAATCGCCCGCGCGGCACGAACGACATTCTCCCCGGCGACGTGGAGAAATGGCAATTTATCGAGAAGACGGCACGCGAAGTCTGCCGCCGCTTTAACACGGCGGAAGTCCGCACGCCGATCTTCGAGCACACCGAGCTGTTTGCACGCGGTGTCGGCGAAACGACCGACATCGTCGAGAAGGAGATGTACACCTTCCAAGACCGCGGCGAGCGCTCGCTGACGCTGCGCCCCGAAGGCACTGCATCGGCCGTTCGCGCTTTCGTGGAGAGCAAGCTCTACGCGCAGCCGCAGCAGCCGACCAAGCTGTTCTACATCGGCCCGATGTTCCGCTATGAGCGTCCGCAGTCTGGCCGCTACCGTCAGTTCCACCAGTTTGGCGTCGAGGTGCTCGGCGCCAGCGACCCGAGCGTCGACGCGGAAGTGATCGCGCTGGCGATGACCTTCTTCACCGAGCTCGGCCTGACCGGCATCACGCTTGAGATCAACTCGGTCGGCTCGCCTGCCAGCCGCTCCAACTACCGCGACGCGTTGCGCAGCCACCTCGAGCCGGTGAAAGCGGAGCTCTGCAGCGACTGCCAGAGCCGCTATGACCGCAACCCGATGCGCATCCTCGACTGCAAAGTTGACAAGTGCAAGAGCTTGACGCAAGGCGCGCCGGAGATGCTCGACCACCTGACCGACGAAGACCGCGCGCACTTCCAGGCGGTCTGCCGCTATCTCGATTCGTTTGGCATCCCGTACACTGTCAACCCGCGCATGGTGCGCGGCCTCGACTACTACACGCAGACGGCGTTCGAGTTTATCGAAAACGGCTCCACGCTCTCCGGCGGCGGCCGCTACAACGGCCTCGTCGAACAACTCGGCGGGCCGGAGATGCCGGGCATCGGCTTTGCGGTCGGCATCGAACGCGCCTTGATCGCGCTGCAGAACCAGCAGGTGGAGCTGCCGATCCAAAAAGGCATCGACGTGTTCTTCGTCGCACTTGGCGAAGCAGCGCAAACGCACTGCGTGCAACTTCTGCAGGAAATGCGCGTCGCCGGCATCGTCGCCGACAAGGACTACCTCGGCAAAAGCATGAAAGCGCAGATGAAAGCGGCCGACCGGCTCAGCGCCCGCCAAGTGGTGATCTTGGGCGATGATGAGCTGGCGCAAGGCGTGGCCAACCTGAAAGACATGGCGACGGGCGAGCAGATCACCGTGCCGCTCGCCGAACTGATCGAAAAGGTGCAAAGCAAAAAGTAG